From the genome of Triticum aestivum cultivar Chinese Spring chromosome 3B, IWGSC CS RefSeq v2.1, whole genome shotgun sequence, one region includes:
- the LOC123071850 gene encoding probable jasmonic acid carboxyl methyltransferase 2, producing MTSKQMVHMNQGQGETSYVRNSDIQNALQNRLKPLIEAAIVELCSSTNTSFPEKMLIADLGCSSGPNALALVSIAVEAIHSHCLQLQQPPPEVCVLLNDLPDNDFNTVVKSLVMLHQSNKPAVVTVGITPGSFYERLFTSGSMHLFCSSNSLNWLSKVPEDLTRNRIPAYDVDEHARSERLPMVFEAYAQQFRKDFTLFLELRAKELVPRGWMVVSLTGRRSDDCASKFSHVWEIFAQILSVMASEGMIDKVKYDSFYVPVYGPSDEELREIIQAEGSFSITEMRAHDFTRGRDAGLITAGWYANQMRAAFEPIVVHHFGDVMDEFVRTAERRWSVEGSLQEEVARYPRAQLVASLTKKA from the exons ATGACCTCCAAGCAGATGGTGCATATGAATCAAGGACAAGGGGAAACAAGCTATGTTCGCAACTCCGATATTCAG AATGCTCTGCAGAACAGGCTGAAGCCCCTGATAGAAGCGGCCATCGTTGAGTTATGCAGCAGCACTAACACCTCGTTCCCCGAAAAAATGCTGATCGCGGACTTGGGCTGCTCCTCTGGACCAAACGCGCTAGCACTGGTATCGATTGCTGTCGAGGCCATCCATAGCCACTGCCTTCAGTTACAGCAGCCACCACCGGAAGTGTGCGTGCTCCTCAACGACCTGCCTGACAACGATTTCAACACTGTGGTGAAGAGCCTGGTCATGCTCCATCAAAGCAACAAGCCTGCTGTTGTGACTGTTGGGATCACGCCGGGGTCGTTTTATGAGAGGCTCTTCACTAGTGGCTCCATGCATCTTTTCTGCTCGTCCAACAGCCTGAATTGGCTCTCAAAG GTTCCTGAAGATCTAACGAGGAACCGGATTCCGGCTTACGATGTTGATGAGCATGCTAGGAGTGAAAGGCTCCCTATGGTCTTTGAGGCTTATGCACAACAATTCAGGAAAGATTTCACACTTTTCTTGGAGCTGAGAGCCAAAGAACTAGTCCCAAGAGGCTGGATGGTTGTGTCCCTTACAGGAAGGCGTTCTGATGACTGCGCTTCGAAATTCTCTCACGTGTGGGAAATCTTTGCTCAGATTCTAAGTGTCATGGCCTCAGAG GGCATGATTGACAAAGTGAAGTATGATTCGTTCTACGTTCCGGTGTATGGACCTTCGGATGAAGAGCTCCGGGAGATCATCCAAGCAGAGGGCTCCTTTTCGATCACTGAGATGCGGGCACACGACTTCACACGCGGTCGGGACGCCGGTCTCATCACTGCAGGCTGGTATGCGAACCAGATGAGAGCCGCGTTTGAGCCGATAGTCGTGCATCATTTCGGAGATGTGATGGATGAATTTGTGAGGACCGCGGAGCGGCGCTGGAGCGTGGAGGGAAGCTTGCAGGAGGAGGTTGCCAGATACCCTCGGGCTCAGCTTGTCGCCTCGCTCACCAAGAAAGCATGA
- the LOC123066116 gene encoding probable jasmonic acid carboxyl methyltransferase 1 produces the protein MASKQMTQMLHMNQGQGETSYARNSSIQTAEQKRMKPLIEAVIAELCSSTSTLVPGKMVIVDMGCSTGPNALTLVSIAVKAVQDHYFQVQQPPPEVCLLLNDLPNNDFNTVVKSLVMLRQSNEHVVVTGITPGSFYERLYTSGSLHLVCSSNSLHWLSKAPEDLFKNHIPAYDMDKDARRQRYRIVLEAYAKQFRKDFTNFLELRAKELVSKGRMVVSLVGRRSDVTATKFSYLSRTISQILSVMVSEGVIDKEKFDSFYVPVYEPSSKEVREIIKEEGSFSIREMQVHDPTTDMNNALSTPSKFVNLLRALCEPILVQHFGDVMYEFVSTAERHWSMEGNLLGPYAMLAISLAKA, from the exons ATGGCCTCCAAGCAGATGACGCAGATGCTGCATATGAATCAAGGACAAGGGGAAACTAGCTATGCTCGCAACTCTAGTATTCAG ACAGCTGAGCAGAAGAGGATGAAACCCCTAATTGAAGCAGTCATCGCTGAATTATGCAGTAGCACTAGCACCTTGGTGCCTGGTAAGATGGTGATCGTGGACATGGGCTGCTCCACGGGCCCAAACGCGCTCACACTTGTATCAATTGCCGTCAAGGCGGTCCAAGATCACTATTTTCAGGTCCAACAACCACCACCGGAAGTGTGTTTGCTCCTGAACGATCTCCCTAACAACGACTTCAACACGGTGGTCAAGAGCCTAGTCATGCTTCGTCAAAGCAATGAGCATGTCGTCGTGACTGGTATCACACCGGGGTCATTTTATGAGCGCCTCTATACTAGTGGCTCTTTACATCTTGTCTGCTCTTCGAACAGTTTGCATTGGCTCTCAAAG GCTCCTGAAGATCTATTCAAGAATCACATCCCAGCATATGACATGGACAAGGATGCTAGGCGTCAAAGATACCGTATAGTGCTTGAGGCTTATGCAAAACAGTTTAGGAAAGATTTCACCAATTTCCTGGAGCTGAGAGCCAAAGAATTGGTCTCAAAAGGCCGAATGGTTGTTTCCCTGGTAGGGAGGCGTTCTGATGTAACCGCCACCAAATTCTCTTATCTTTCAAGAACTATATCTCAGATTCTAAGTGTCATGGTCTCAGAG GGTGTGATCGACAAAGAAAAGTTTGATTCTTTTTATGTGCCAGTGTATGAACCTTCTAGTAAAGAGGTGAGAGAGATCATTAAAGAAGAGGGCTCCTTTTCGATCAGGGAGATGCAGGTGCATGACCCTACAACCGATATGAACAATGCTCTCAGCACCCCAAGCAAGTTCGTCAATCTCTTGAGAGCTTTATGTGAGCCAATATTAGTCCAACATTTTGGAGATGTCATGTATGAATTCGTGAGCACCGCGGAGCGTCACTGGAGCATGGAGGGCAACTTGTTAGGTCCTTATGCTATGTTGGCCATATCCCTTGCAAAGGCATGA